A part of Olleya sp. Bg11-27 genomic DNA contains:
- a CDS encoding succinate CoA transferase: MERIQYAPYIDKVKSAEDAAALIENHAVLGVSGFTKAGDSKAVLPMVAERAKYEDLKVTLLSGASLGYDTDADLAKYGALHKRMPFQADATLRKHINNHDVLYVDQHLGQTADMLQKIDTFKIDVAIIEAVSITKDGYIVPTTSVGNSPIFTDKADKIIIEINKSFPMSFLGLHDIKVLKKQPNRDILPILKSETRIGDPFIKIDPSKVVAIVYTNKPDAPAVISDPDDKTKAISNHILEFLGKEVDEGRLTESLLPLQAGIGKTANAILAGFATSRFKNLTMYSEVLQDSTFDLFDSGKLVFASASSITVTQKCSDKIFKDFEKYKSKLVLRPQNISNAAEVISRLGIIGINTAIEFDIYGNVNSTHITGTKMMNGIGGSGDFARNGYLSIFACPSMSKGGSISHIVPMVSHTDHTEHDVDVLVTEQGLADVRGLAPIERAKLIINNCVHPEYRAQLLSYFDNAYRLGGQTPHILKEAFSWHTQFKTHGTMHINTYANCDV; the protein is encoded by the coding sequence ATGGAGAGAATACAATACGCCCCTTATATAGATAAAGTAAAATCGGCAGAAGATGCTGCTGCTCTAATTGAAAATCATGCTGTTTTAGGTGTTAGTGGATTTACAAAGGCTGGAGATAGTAAGGCTGTTTTACCTATGGTAGCGGAAAGAGCAAAGTATGAGGATTTAAAAGTGACGCTATTAAGTGGTGCGTCATTGGGTTATGATACGGATGCTGATTTGGCTAAATATGGTGCTTTACATAAGCGCATGCCGTTTCAAGCAGATGCGACTTTAAGAAAACATATTAATAATCATGATGTCCTATATGTAGATCAGCATTTGGGACAGACCGCTGATATGCTTCAAAAAATAGATACGTTTAAAATAGATGTGGCTATTATTGAGGCGGTTTCGATAACTAAAGACGGCTACATTGTACCGACGACCTCTGTCGGCAACTCGCCTATATTTACAGATAAGGCAGATAAGATTATTATTGAAATTAATAAGAGTTTCCCAATGAGTTTTTTAGGGTTGCACGATATTAAGGTGTTAAAAAAACAACCCAACCGAGACATCCTTCCTATACTTAAGTCGGAGACCAGAATTGGAGATCCGTTTATTAAAATAGACCCTAGTAAAGTGGTGGCTATTGTATATACTAATAAGCCGGATGCGCCTGCTGTTATTTCTGATCCTGATGACAAGACAAAAGCCATTTCGAATCATATTCTTGAGTTTTTAGGGAAAGAAGTGGACGAAGGCCGTTTGACAGAATCGCTGTTACCATTGCAAGCTGGTATTGGTAAAACAGCAAATGCTATTTTGGCTGGTTTTGCAACTAGTCGCTTTAAAAATCTAACGATGTATTCTGAAGTGCTTCAGGATAGTACGTTTGATCTTTTTGATTCTGGTAAATTGGTGTTTGCTTCGGCGTCTTCCATTACAGTGACACAAAAATGTTCTGATAAAATATTTAAGGACTTCGAAAAATATAAAAGTAAGTTGGTATTGCGTCCGCAGAATATTAGCAATGCAGCTGAGGTTATTAGTCGTTTAGGAATTATTGGAATTAATACGGCAATTGAGTTTGATATCTACGGAAACGTAAATTCGACACATATTACCGGAACAAAAATGATGAATGGGATTGGTGGTTCTGGTGATTTTGCCAGAAACGGTTACTTAAGCATCTTTGCGTGTCCTTCTATGTCTAAAGGTGGTAGTATTTCTCATATTGTACCTATGGTGTCTCATACAGATCATACGGAGCATGATGTGGATGTTTTAGTGACGGAGCAAGGATTAGCAGATGTTAGAGGTTTGGCGCCTATCGAGCGGGCAAAGCTGATTATTAATAATTGTGTACATCCAGAATACAGAGCGCAATTATTAAGTTATTTTGATAATGCTTATCGTTTAGGTGGGCAAACGCCACATATACTTAAAGAGGCCTTTAGTTGGCACACACAGTTTAAAACGCATGGCACAATGCATATTAATACGTATGCTAATTGTGATGTTTAG